The DNA window ataacatattttttatgtaaaaactCGATAGATACTACGTATCTCAAggcaccaaaattttacataaaaaatttggtatatcCATAGTTTCTCGagtaccataaaatttctcacTGAAAAAccattttcataattattattgttcAAAGGATAAAAGCCAGTATAACTGTACGTCGAGTGTCTTTCTCTGCAGTAGCAAAGAAGAATCCCAATCCATCCCCAGAAGATCCTGTATATACACTGAGTAAAATTGCAAAGAAAGGTGACAGGCACAAGTCACTAGAGCAGAATGGTATCAAGACAGTGGAGGTCTTCTTATCTTCCTACATGAAGAGTCCAGATGGTCTGCGTAAAGTATGACAATGGATTATTAATATCGTTGTTTCGATAGctaatttttctctcttatacAATGTCACTGACTGACAGATTCTTTTTAATATCACTCTATGTAGATTTTGGGAAATGTTTCTGACAAAGATTGGGACTTGATGGTTAGTCATGCTCAAAAATGCAATCCAAGACAAGGGGTTTACTCTATTTGCCGTCAAGAGAGCAATGTGTCTCACGAACATGAGCCACTTTTTAGAAGCAATAACGGCCATTACCTTCAGGGATCATGCTCGATGCAACCAAGTCATACGCTACAAGGTAGGTTCGACCTGCCCTCTCTTGAGTAATTTGATAGGTCTCCTATTATCCATTCATAGTTTGCTGCTGGAGTTAGTTTCTTGTTTCTGTGGATATCCGGATGAAAGTTTATTGATTCTTCAAAAATCTCACAGAACAACTTGAAGTCCAAGTTGGAAGACACCAGGAGATTTCTTCAGCGTATAATAATGGACTATCATCTGGTGGAGTGCCAGTGAATCTTCCATATAGCTCCAACTTCCATCCAGACACTTCATACCAGAACTTGATGCACCATGGTAATTGGCCTTTCCTATATCTCTTTGTTTTATCAGTTCCAGAGGTAGATTTACTCTGAACATCTTACAGGACAACTTGAGGGCATTCAAGTTGTCGACCCACAAGCTTCATCCATAGGAAATGAGGCAATGGCAGATTCATCCCTGGATGGTTTGAGCTCAGCGCAACTACATTATTTGGAGTGCAACAAAATGGCTGAACATGATGGTAGCAATTTTCTTtctgtataattttttgttagttCATGTTTAGAAGAAAACCACTCAGGTCTGATCTGTCTGCACCTTAATTAATTGCCATATTCTCCAACAGGGCATCATGTTAATCCAGCCGATTGGCACGCAGATGCGCATTGGGACTCTACGGAAGATTTGATCAATGAGTTCACGGCATGGAGGGAGCAATTCTACCCGTTAACTCCTGGATCGGGAGGTTcttgcagtgcagtgcagcaaAACTGGGGCTGTTCGCCTGTCAGTGAAGCAGGTACTAGCATAAGCTGCAGCGGCGTTTCGGCTGCGGCCGTGAGTGAAGCAggaggcagcagcaggagccAGAGGGCATTCTCTGCACCTGCCAGGGGAGCGGCCAGTGGGAGACGCCGCAGGGCACTCTCATTTTCACCTGCCAGGggagcaagcagcagcagcagcagcagcagccatggaTGGCCACCTCTGCCTCCAGGTCCACCGGCCTGACGGACACTAGGTAATTCAGAAGCTACTCCCATGAGATCACTAATCTTGCATTCAGCTCGAGTTTATGGGCGTTTTTGCATAATctttttgagcaattttacggtactcGAGAagataccatgaggtaccataaaatttcagtgtaaaatttttgtatccGTTGGTATCTAAGCTAACTCTATTCAAGAACTGGAAAACTCAATCTTTTTTATTCGTTTACGAAACACGGCTTTCAGTGAGTGCACAGTCCAGTGAGATACTACTACTCCAACATTAATATTTAGgtcccctttgattcaaaggaaattcataggaattttagataattttatttttatagaattttttcatagaaagctctttgaatcaaaggaataaaccttataaaattcctatgaaatgcatctttccatacaagttttagaggatatttaacaagaggtataacctcatggaaaaaatcttttgaatctttatctctccttaaatcctgtttttcatgtggtccaatcaaagaGCAATTTCTacatttttcctatgttttgcaATCATCTGTTTTATACTTACGTTCCTGTCAGAgtcctatatttttcatattcctccttttttcattcctgtgattcaaaggagcctcagagttttttttaatgtcctttaaaaaatatcttaaggtaccatattttcAGTGTAAATATTTGGTACAATGTATCTTGAGGCACTAGAATttcatactaaatttttattacttcaagatatttttcaagaatagtaaaaaaaccctatatttatcaataccacaattttattttgcttggAGAAAACCAAGGCATGTGTAGTAAGTAGTGCATGCAATTCCATGCGGTTCcatttttccttatttttggAGAGCAGCAGGGTGGTGGGTGGCTCTGAGCTCTGACCAACAACtctgttccttttcttttttctttataggTCACCGCGGAACAGAGTTTCCCATCTTAATTTTTATCAGAAGTAGAGAGCGCAAGGTTCAAGCTACATCAGCTACAGATCGTCGGAGGAGAGAATTACTTGTTGGATAATTTTGTGCGTGTttcttttgaacttttttgaacattcttgaaaaaatatctcaaaatatcatatatttttaataaaattttggtaacttgAAGTACCACAATTTTAcgctaagattttttttacctcaagatattttttaaagacaataaaaaaagcccttctcttttattttctccattttcGTTCCATCTCCATGATCCTCAGTTAGTTATGCttatgcatgtgtgtgtgcCGCGAGAATTTAAGGTGAAGGTCGTGTGTGTTCATGTCCAGTTGTAAGAGGCCAGTAAAGTCCATGATCTTCATGTACTGTTTTCGTTATATTTTCATCAAGAAAACCCCGAAAAGCAGCGCTTGCACAGGCTGCACCAAAATCCTCTTCCGTGTTCGTCTCTGCTCTTAACTAGCGCGTTTCGTCAAACACCTTGCAGTTCATTCTCTTCGCAGGAACCCAGAGTGTCGCGCCCTCGATGCATCATAGCTATGCAAAGATCAGGAGTGTAATCACCATAGTTGAAGTGTCCATTTATATGGAGCGGTACAGAAAGAGCGTGATGGCCTATTGTATTCTTGTGTATTGTAATCATTTTCTCACAGTGATTATTGTCGTTTGATGTCCATGGTTTTTCATGCAAGGgttttttcatgttaaatTTATGTATTGGTTGTGCCTCTATTTTTcataacaagtggtatcagagcattGAAGATTGATCTACTATTCAACGCTCGGCGTGTTTCGTCCTGTCGTTGAAGATTCCGGCGAGATTGCTTCTGCATGCACATGTATATTGAAAAGTTCGATGCTAAGATCAGTTTCAGCATATGATAGGTTCAgatgaaagttgtttttacaTAAGCTAGTATTCACAAGCCCAGAAATAGTTCACTGAGATAGGATTTTGATTATTCATGTTTGTCACTTTGATCAATATGTAGATAGGATTTTGATTATTCATGTTTGTCACTTTGATCAATATGTTTTGGGTGAATTGACATCCACCCAAACAAACGTACCAGAATATCTGCATACTTCGTTTTGGTTCACATCTCTATTGGGTTCTACCAATTTAAAACAACAGATTTAGGATgtattaacaccaaaatttggtaaattttcgtattggattcggataaggaaaggtgcaatcgtcgatagaaattttattcagAAGAGTTCGAGTTcaacagggaatcgtgaagaccaaggcatggCGGCGTgaatttatctattagttGGAGCTAGTTAGTATTTttgctttatctctaagagagttagagtccgatcgggacttatttgttttcttttatctattagaaaccgtgtcgtgttagagatagatttgttatttctttttatctattaagagTCGTGTCCGACACGGATTAGCATctacccgagggtataaatatgtatgcccaggATCATTGGcaatcatctacatcatagatcaactactttcggcgcatcgccaccctatTCCGAGGTCAACTCCGGCAGGACTTGGCACCTGatgtggggctgcatcgctttcGATCTCCGGCAGAGGgataagtcctacgttccgcctagccacggtaatcgcatcggctagattaggactgtctcggttcggttcgatcttctaatctagctagttgtgcgattgctagttatcgtatcagtttcaacttagatcactttcgtgttttgagttgatctggtcgatcATTTTGGGTGATCTAcgtggtttgatatttgctatttgacatattcaatctagtactgtctcggttcggtccgatttagtagattgcgtttattagatgatttatatcagatcgttgtattttattcattgttttatgggagtaccagccgataagttatcagtcattggCTCACTGGCTTTTAAATATGATTCGGACAGACgatggataatttttttttataaataaatatttgcaattcataatttaaatttgaaaaatgcaGTATAAGATATCTTGTTAATAGTTAGCATGCATATCCAAAATGATGTTTTAAATGACATGTAAAATGTTTCCTTATTTTGAGATCTTACCACAAATGAGGTATGACAACTATCAACCAACCATTGGATGAAGGCATAATGAATGGTCCAAAATAGATTTGGAGTACACTAAAAAAGTCCAACTTATAGACACTGAAGAATGGTAGTTAACAACTGATCACATGCTAACTTCTAACATCTTTACATGCACTAGATATCGACACACCCGGAACAAAGAAGGCCACCCACCCACTCAGGCTGAATATTGGACAGACGCGCAGACTGAACTACTTACGTACGCACGAGCTCGAGAGCCTCCTGGAGCTTCGCGACGACGTCCGACATGGCCGGCCGGTCCTCCCCCTTGAGCCGCACAcagcgcgccgccgtgcgGGCCACCATTTCCATCGCCTGGATCTCCCTCAGCGTTGGCTTCAAGGCTGGTCGCCTGTCCAGCAACTTGCTCACCTTACCGGCCTCGATGATTGGCAGCGCGAACGACGTCAGGCTCGATGGATTCATGGCGCCGTTCCCCTTCCCATGTACATCCTCCAAGCTAAATATCGGCTTCTTCCCCGTCAACACCTCCAGCATCACAACGCCGAAGTTGTAGACGTCGCTCGTCGGCTTCAGAACGCCGGTGCTGCTGTACTGCGGGTCGACGTATCCGGGCGTGCCTCTTGGTGTTAGGTCAGCGATACTAGCGTCGTCCCAGCAGCTGACCGCCGCGCCGAAGTCCGACAAGCGCGGGGACCAGCTGGCGTCGAGGAGGATGTTGGAAGGCTTGATGTCACGGTGGATCACCGGCGGCTCGGTGGAGTTGTGCAGGTAATCTATGGCCCGTGACACGCCGAGCAGTATCTCGATGCGCGCCTTCCATGACTCCCTCACCGGGGAGGAAGACCACGGCGGCAGCTGACCATGCAGGTGGTCGTAAAGCGAGCCGTTCTCGACGTGCTCGATAACGAGCAGGCGTTcttgctcctcctcgtcgtcgtcctcctccgcgtccTCCACGCACCACCCCAGGAGGCGTATAATGTGCTTGTGCCGGAGTTGGGACAGGACTGTGACCTCTGCCATGAACTCCTCCTCGCTTTTTGTAACCACGCTTTTGCGCTTGACGACCACCTCCCGCCCGTCCGCCAGCCTTCCCACGCACACCCTGCTGAAGCCACCTCTACCGATCTCCCGCGCGACGGCGAAGTTCTCCGTCGCATCCACGAGCTCCTGGAAGGTAAACTCCTGGACCCCATATGATACCTTCCGAGCGATATTTGCAGACGGAGATGGGGATGACGGGGCGGTCGTCGTGTGATCGCTTGGAACCCGCACGGTGTCACGCATTTGTTGGTTGAGGCGGCGGGTGATATCGATGTGGCTGATGAAAGGGAAGAGGATGAGGTAGGAGTCGATCATGCTGTGCACGTCCCTGAACCTGTCAGCCAGCCGCCCCGCCATGAAGAACCGGTAGACGGCGTTCCTACGCTGGCAGTGAGTCACGAGGCCGTGCGCCTGCCGGAGCGTTCGGTCGAGCCCGGCCAACGGCTGCCGGACCTCCGGCTCCTTCACCATCGTCTCTGGATCCTGCAGGTGCAGGAGCAGGTCGTTGATCATCAGCACGCGGCGAGCGAGCAGCTCGCACTCCATCTTGTTCCgccgagccgtcgccgccgcctggaTGATCATGGTGATGAGCCCGCCCACGTCCACCCCGACCAGctgcgccaccgtcgccgcgtgCCCCAGCCCACCCAACACCGCCATGGAAGGTCTTCGTCAAAACTAGCTAGCTCTGGAAGGATTTCGTTCTTGCTGTGCTTGCTAGCAAGTAACAAGAACAAGATGGATCGAAAGGTTGGAGGCTGCCGCAAGAAGCAGTAGATTGGAAGATTATATTTCAGCTGCTACCGAAGACTCGTTCCGGCCTATACACAAACACAGTATAAAATTTCAGCTAACCGGCTTAAGCAATCCCTCACCCCAAATAATTTAACAAGTTGTTCTAAAATagtaatattatattatttgtgaAGGAGCGAACTAATTTTGCAGCATAATAATAGCCGCGACAATATACGTACTATTCAATACCATCTCCGCGTTGAGCTGACCTGATGACTAACTTGACTACAGGCTGCATGTAGTTATGCTTGACTAGCGCAACACGCACCAAATTAAGCCCATTCCGTTAATTTTGCTCACCGCGGCAACTCCATCGAACATGCCGATCGAGCTCATGGCCTCACGCGGAGCAAGGGACATCACAACGACCCCACCTCTTCAGCGCAAGTCAACCCTTCCGCTACCGTACGCCCTAGTATAGTACGCGTATGTATTGCATGCAAATCAAACTCTCCTTGATGACTTGGTCAATGTTTATTCCTAcctcgtcccaaaatataagaaattttagaggagGGCgagatattaataaatttagtgcAATTAAACAAGGAAAAATGTTGTGTTTGGTCGATACAAAAGCAGGGCCGGGCCTAAGATTTTGGTGGCCCAGGACAAAACTAAAAGGGGGCcctaaatataacatataagtAATAATCTTTATATACCTAATGTTACCGATTAATATTTAAAGTGTATTAAAAAccaatatttatataagaaaactaGCAATATTGGTAGAgcctttgaaatttttttctaatatttttaaatgcaaAGACATTGACACGAGCGATATCAATCGTATCTGAATTTTCTTTCCAGTCATAAAGATTTgtctattttttcttgatgACATCATATGAAGAATGAggttataatttataaagataATGTACTGGCGTTGAActcatacatataaattataaaacataaaaataagtgAATTAATCAAAAAAACTATTGAATAAATAATAGCAATCATCTGCACCCATCCATCGCTAATACTAAGTGGGGCCCAAAATTTTGGGAGCCTGGTGCGGCCGCCCCTCTACCACACCCTCAGGACCGCCCTGTAAAAAAGTACAGTAGGTGATAAATTTTAGTCGGGGAAGATATAGACGTAGAAGTCATTCTATTTTTAGAATCAATTTTGAGGGGCAACTCTCCAATACATTTTACTagtagtaaaatattttttactttgttaattacttgattagcagtattttataattttatattttttacaataaagatcataatagAAAGGACAATAttatccattcaaatttctggtgatagtataatttaatcagagtcgtccgataaaaataaatcaacggtGTGAATTAAATTCTATTACTAATAAAATGCAACGGAGTCGGCTCGAAATTTGAATAGCAGAAGTAGTTATGCCTTGGATCGGAGGGAGCATGCAGTTAGAGGTGAGAACGACAGCGGTAATTACCTGCTGTTCCGGATGTTGTTTAAAAAGTTTACTGACGGGATATACGGAAAAGGTAATTGTCAGAACTGAAAACAGAACTGACAAAACATACGATGATATAAATGGAAACTGTTTTGGCCTATTATCCACCGTGTTGTCCggatgcaatttttttttttgtaattacctttatataaTACAGCAAAGTACT is part of the Oryza brachyantha chromosome 11, ObraRS2, whole genome shotgun sequence genome and encodes:
- the LOC102699559 gene encoding calmodulin-binding protein 60 D-like produces the protein MSLREEGGSPPAKRPRSSSSSCAFDDKQTDVIQEMLRMIQQQNEKIETIYRKNQELQEKVSSLTAEISGVGGYHQQFPASRMLSDQNCSVPPFRLQFMNSCSKDKYSTHTIEADDESSLQIAIHDHNNKIVTSGPFSSMRVQIVVIHGDFDHDNRGLWTKDDFDGKIVHGRPHKGNLLSGELKFRLQNGVGYLRSAKFQDNSSFVPSKKFKLGVKAADERISERIQEGITESFSVKDGRGYLAKKNPNPSPEDPVYTLSKIAKKGDRHKSLEQNGIKTVEVFLSSYMKSPDGLRKILGNVSDKDWDLMVSHAQKCNPRQGVYSICRQESNVSHEHEPLFRSNNGHYLQGSCSMQPSHTLQEQLEVQVGRHQEISSAYNNGLSSGGVPVNLPYSSNFHPDTSYQNLMHHGQLEGIQVVDPQASSIGNEAMADSSLDGHHVNPADWHADAHWDSTEDLINEFTAWREQFYPLTPGSGGSCSAVQQNWGCSPVSEAGTSISCSGVSAAAVSEAGGSSRSQRAFSAPARGAASGRRRRALSFSPARGASSSSSSSSHGWPPLPPGPPA
- the LOC102699277 gene encoding putative serine/threonine-protein kinase-like protein CCR3, whose protein sequence is MAVLGGLGHAATVAQLVGVDVGGLITMIIQAAATARRNKMECELLARRVLMINDLLLHLQDPETMVKEPEVRQPLAGLDRTLRQAHGLVTHCQRRNAVYRFFMAGRLADRFRDVHSMIDSYLILFPFISHIDITRRLNQQMRDTVRVPSDHTTTAPSSPSPSANIARKVSYGVQEFTFQELVDATENFAVAREIGRGGFSRVCVGRLADGREVVVKRKSVVTKSEEEFMAEVTVLSQLRHKHIIRLLGWCVEDAEEDDDEEEQERLLVIEHVENGSLYDHLHGQLPPWSSSPVRESWKARIEILLGVSRAIDYLHNSTEPPVIHRDIKPSNILLDASWSPRLSDFGAAVSCWDDASIADLTPRGTPGYVDPQYSSTGVLKPTSDVYNFGVVMLEVLTGKKPIFSLEDVHGKGNGAMNPSSLTSFALPIIEAGKVSKLLDRRPALKPTLREIQAMEMVARTAARCVRLKGEDRPAMSDVVAKLQEALELVRT